A window of the Litorilinea aerophila genome harbors these coding sequences:
- a CDS encoding phage holin family protein — protein sequence MSRLVLRLVINAAALWVAARLVSGIAVESDAVSLLIVALIFGLVNALIKPIVALFTCPFYLLTLGLFTFVVNALMLMLTSYLSGGRFVVQGFVPALLGGIVISVVSTVLSIVLVDED from the coding sequence ATGTCCCGTCTGGTCCTCCGGCTCGTCATCAATGCGGCGGCCCTGTGGGTGGCGGCTCGCCTGGTCAGCGGCATCGCTGTGGAAAGCGACGCCGTCAGCCTGTTGATCGTGGCCCTGATCTTCGGCCTGGTCAACGCCCTCATCAAACCTATCGTGGCCCTGTTCACCTGTCCCTTCTACCTGCTCACCCTGGGCCTCTTTACCTTTGTGGTCAACGCCCTGATGTTGATGCTGACCAGCTACCTCTCCGGCGGGCGTTTTGTGGTCCAGGGATTCGTGCCGGCGCTGCTGGGCGGCATCGTCATCAGTGTGGTGAGCACGGTCCTGAGCATCGTTCTGGTAGACGAGGACTAG
- a CDS encoding glycerate kinase type-2 family protein, producing the protein MPFDPSVLRPNPELRATILQILEAGLKAVDPAAATRRFLQREGHRLTVAGRTYDLDRYRHIYVIGAGKAGAPMAQAVEAVLGDRLTGGLVVVKTGHAGPTHTVELVEASHPRPDEAGVEAGRRILELAQSAGEEDLVIALLSGGGSALLVAPAEGLTLADIQAMTDALLACGATINEINCLRKHCSAVKGGQLARAVYPATLVTLALSDVVGSPLDVIASGPTVPDSSTWADAWAIVERYELAQKLPRPILARLEAGLAGQIPDTPKPGDAVFERCQTVVVADNRTAALAARAQAQALGFHTLLLSTFVEGEAAQVARVVAALGKEIRASGEPVQPPACLILGGETTVTLGPEPGQGGRNQELALAAAVALAGTQGITVVSLATDGTDGPTDSAGGLADGATVARGRAAGLDAEAHLRRHDAYPFLAATDDLLRSGPTQTNVNDLIFVFVTG; encoded by the coding sequence ATGCCCTTCGATCCCTCTGTATTGCGCCCCAATCCAGAGCTCCGCGCGACTATCCTGCAGATCCTGGAAGCGGGGCTCAAGGCCGTCGATCCGGCCGCGGCCACCCGGCGATTCCTGCAACGGGAGGGCCACCGCCTCACCGTGGCCGGCCGCACCTACGACCTGGACCGGTACCGCCACATCTACGTCATCGGCGCGGGCAAAGCCGGCGCGCCCATGGCCCAGGCTGTGGAAGCGGTGTTGGGGGACAGGCTGACAGGTGGCCTGGTGGTGGTCAAGACCGGCCACGCCGGCCCGACCCACACGGTGGAGCTGGTGGAGGCCAGCCATCCCCGCCCGGACGAGGCCGGCGTGGAAGCGGGCCGGCGCATCCTGGAGCTGGCCCAATCAGCCGGCGAAGAGGACCTGGTCATCGCGCTGCTTTCGGGCGGCGGGTCTGCCCTGCTGGTGGCCCCCGCGGAAGGGCTGACCCTGGCCGACATTCAGGCCATGACCGATGCCCTGCTGGCCTGTGGCGCCACCATCAACGAGATCAACTGCCTGCGCAAACACTGCAGCGCCGTCAAAGGCGGCCAGCTGGCCCGGGCCGTCTACCCGGCCACCCTGGTCACCCTGGCTTTGAGTGATGTGGTGGGCAGTCCCCTAGACGTCATCGCCAGCGGACCCACCGTGCCGGACAGCAGCACCTGGGCCGACGCCTGGGCCATTGTGGAGCGCTACGAGCTGGCCCAAAAGCTCCCCCGGCCGATCCTGGCCCGGCTGGAGGCCGGTCTGGCCGGCCAGATCCCAGACACGCCCAAGCCCGGTGATGCCGTCTTTGAGCGCTGCCAGACTGTGGTGGTGGCGGACAACCGCACCGCAGCCCTGGCGGCCCGAGCCCAGGCCCAGGCCTTGGGCTTCCACACCCTCCTGCTCAGCACCTTCGTGGAAGGGGAAGCGGCCCAGGTGGCCCGGGTGGTGGCCGCGCTGGGCAAGGAGATCCGCGCCAGCGGCGAGCCGGTCCAGCCGCCCGCCTGCCTCATCCTGGGCGGTGAGACCACCGTCACCCTGGGGCCGGAGCCGGGCCAGGGCGGGCGGAACCAGGAGCTGGCCCTGGCTGCGGCCGTGGCCCTGGCCGGCACCCAGGGCATCACGGTGGTCTCCCTGGCCACCGACGGCACCGATGGTCCCACCGACAGCGCCGGCGGCCTGGCCGATGGCGCCACCGTGGCCCGGGGCCGCGCCGCCGGCCTGGACGCGGAGGCCCATCTGCGCCGCCATGATGCCTACCCCTTCCTGGCAGCCACAGATGACCTGTTGCGCTCTGGGCCCACCCAGACCAACGTCAACGACCTGATCTTTGTTTTTGTCACGGGGTAG
- a CDS encoding metallophosphoesterase family protein, protein MQTRFLHFADCHLGYWQYNSRDRYNDFARAFFSIIDTAVAEEVDFVILAGDLFQKRAIDALTLNQAMRGLERLAAANIPCIAVEGNHERAYFQEHIGWMEFLALRELLILLTPEFSEGAVRLKPYTSRHGAYFDPVPGVRVYGLGYCGASTARAVESYAEALAAAPSDGVEYTIFVAHAGVEGVLANQAGGLSVRQWSVLRPHVDYLALGHIHKPFDFDDWIYNPGSPETCSVAEAAWPERGYYLVDVNTKQTEGPKHQARLCANPRRPFLRLTVKADLHTTPEALMDHCQELLARKARDLTPGSPQPVVEFLLTGVLPFDHAALDLARLESMVHETLSPLKVLLRNTTRGAEYGVAPTEGLGRAELERQVLAGLLNRDARFQPQSEAWAGLAVSLKQLALDGVDPDVLLDELEHRVRLLDTMAAESPAAEPSPKDPSPEGQAADTPDPA, encoded by the coding sequence ATGCAGACCCGCTTTCTCCACTTTGCCGACTGTCACCTGGGCTACTGGCAGTACAACAGCCGGGATCGCTACAACGACTTCGCCCGGGCCTTCTTCTCCATCATCGATACGGCTGTGGCCGAAGAGGTGGACTTCGTCATCCTCGCCGGCGACCTCTTCCAGAAGCGCGCCATCGATGCCCTCACCCTGAACCAGGCCATGCGCGGGTTGGAACGGCTGGCCGCTGCCAATATCCCGTGTATTGCTGTGGAGGGAAACCACGAGCGGGCCTATTTCCAGGAGCACATCGGCTGGATGGAGTTCCTTGCCCTCCGGGAGCTCCTGATCCTGCTCACACCCGAATTCAGCGAGGGAGCCGTCCGGCTGAAGCCCTATACCAGCCGCCACGGCGCCTACTTCGACCCGGTGCCGGGGGTGCGGGTCTACGGCCTGGGCTACTGCGGCGCCAGCACGGCCCGGGCGGTGGAAAGCTACGCCGAAGCCCTGGCCGCTGCACCATCTGACGGTGTGGAGTACACCATCTTTGTGGCCCACGCCGGCGTGGAAGGGGTGCTGGCCAACCAGGCAGGTGGCCTCAGCGTCCGCCAGTGGTCCGTCCTGCGCCCCCATGTGGATTACCTGGCCCTGGGGCACATCCACAAGCCCTTCGATTTTGACGACTGGATCTACAACCCCGGCAGCCCGGAGACCTGTTCCGTGGCGGAGGCCGCCTGGCCGGAGCGGGGGTACTACCTGGTGGATGTGAACACAAAGCAGACGGAGGGGCCCAAACACCAGGCCCGGCTCTGCGCCAACCCCCGCCGCCCCTTCCTGCGCCTGACCGTCAAGGCGGACCTCCACACTACCCCCGAGGCCCTGATGGACCATTGCCAGGAGCTGCTGGCCCGCAAAGCGCGCGACCTGACTCCCGGCAGCCCACAGCCGGTGGTGGAATTCTTGCTCACCGGCGTGCTTCCCTTCGACCACGCCGCGCTGGACCTGGCCCGCCTGGAATCCATGGTCCACGAAACCCTCTCGCCCCTGAAAGTGTTGCTGCGCAATACCACCCGCGGGGCCGAGTATGGGGTGGCGCCGACCGAAGGGCTGGGACGGGCCGAGCTGGAGCGGCAGGTTCTGGCCGGTCTCTTGAACCGGGATGCCCGCTTTCAGCCCCAGAGTGAAGCGTGGGCAGGGCTGGCCGTGAGCCTGAAGCAGCTGGCCCTGGACGGCGTGGATCCCGACGTGCTGCTGGACGAACTGGAGCATCGGGTCCGCCTCCTGGACACGATGGCCGCCGAATCGCCCGCGGCCGAGCCCTCTCCCAAGGACCCATCCCCTGAGGGCCAGGCCGCCGACACGCCCGACCCCGCCTGA
- a CDS encoding GNAT family N-acetyltransferase, whose amino-acid sequence MTAINAAPGCFQKELQTGIRPFDIGRDLRPVAELIADAFTDELDPRGLAALREMRIMSHVSGLLKLLSRSTGEFDDLFGGFVWLERGRIVGNVTVQRADRYGNRWQIANVAVSPQFRGRGIARRLMQRALDHIAECGGQWAVLQVYEQNQVARTLYEHLGFEEVGGTVELRLDRVPPVPFPEPIPNFRAFSAHHWQPLFELASHQLNGQAQWWRALRRSDFQPNLEQLFLEWLWRTLGRQRIYRRSIQTTRRFEAALILTAQRWRGTHTINLWARPENYGRYEQPMLQWALATLQAYPKWPVKISLNKEHEAALAVCESFGFRRQQTLLTMRRRIDGAPITPSAPSAP is encoded by the coding sequence ATGACGGCCATCAACGCTGCCCCCGGCTGTTTCCAAAAGGAGCTCCAGACGGGCATTCGTCCCTTCGACATCGGCCGGGACCTGCGCCCCGTGGCCGAGCTGATTGCCGACGCCTTCACCGACGAGCTGGATCCCCGGGGGCTGGCGGCCCTGCGCGAGATGCGCATCATGAGCCATGTGAGTGGCCTGCTGAAGCTCCTGAGCCGCAGCACGGGCGAGTTCGACGACCTCTTCGGCGGCTTCGTCTGGCTGGAGAGGGGCCGGATCGTGGGCAACGTCACCGTGCAGCGGGCCGACCGCTACGGCAACCGATGGCAGATCGCCAACGTGGCCGTCTCGCCCCAATTCCGTGGCCGCGGGATTGCCCGCAGACTCATGCAGCGGGCCCTGGACCACATCGCCGAGTGCGGTGGCCAGTGGGCCGTCCTTCAGGTGTATGAACAAAACCAGGTGGCCCGCACCCTCTACGAACACCTGGGCTTCGAGGAGGTGGGCGGTACGGTGGAACTCCGCCTGGACCGGGTGCCGCCGGTTCCCTTCCCGGAGCCAATTCCCAACTTCCGCGCGTTTTCCGCCCATCACTGGCAACCCCTTTTCGAGCTGGCCAGCCATCAGCTCAACGGTCAGGCCCAGTGGTGGCGTGCCCTGCGCCGTAGCGACTTCCAGCCCAACCTGGAGCAACTGTTCCTGGAGTGGCTGTGGCGAACCCTGGGCCGCCAACGCATCTATCGGCGCTCCATCCAGACCACCCGCCGCTTTGAGGCGGCCCTGATCCTGACCGCCCAACGGTGGCGCGGGACCCATACCATCAACCTGTGGGCCCGGCCGGAAAACTATGGCCGCTACGAACAGCCCATGCTCCAATGGGCCCTGGCCACCCTGCAGGCCTATCCCAAATGGCCGGTGAAGATCAGCCTGAACAAGGAGCACGAGGCGGCCCTGGCCGTCTGTGAAAGCTTTGGCTTTCGACGCCAGCAGACCCTGCTCACCATGCGGCGCCGCATCGACGGGGCGCCGATCACCCCATCGGCCCCATCCGCTCCCTAG
- a CDS encoding AAA family ATPase → MQILSLHLENVKSYEDCRVEFAEGVNAIVGHNGAGKSTILEAIGFALFDYLPYTQSNFVRAGAKGASVTVTFRSDVDERVYQVVRRCGSSGQHYLYDPELDARICEGKADVLSFLRHHLGVEGDTDLASLFADAVGVSQGTFTAAFLETPARRKGIFDRLLRVEEYQRTFERLLEPLQRLGQRMSELDVTLAGLESQLARLPALTEAMAQRRQEIQQRQQRLAEAQARLETVVAQRAGLEAVRHELTGLQQQLAQAEQRLQGVEEQLAGARQAHAEAEAARTLVQTHQADHDRYLAAQAHQQELEAQVQARQALRDRCARLENLRGQLAVRLQLLQQEQETIAEAQATLAALQEPVARQTALEEALAAARQRLARLEDARAEVDRQTERLHRLQARAAALEQQLAQAQALEEQRRELEARLEALRQQLDEIRQEQARCQAEADPIRRQNEALAEASTARCPVCEQPLTPEHREQLLSRNQARLDSLRQEYSRLQQQGRDARQTLQAEEARLRQLQEALQRLPRPAELAEVQQEIQAGQEAVATAQARVTELAQAADQVEALTAELQALGDPRQRQAVAASQAARADQVARDLATVSEQLAARQQELADLEAQLQAFAGLDDALAEVAAQLRTFAAAYEVVLANRRLAQQVEERQAQIQALEETRERLLAERADTAARLQAVQSQFDEAHFQALGVEEQELRQELGSLQTAIELLTRQQADDEAQIQELRALEAQQQEAADRRAHLARLREILETLRKLLREAGPFITEALVRQIGEGAAQIFGEIMQDYTRHLAWTKDYGITLEVDGHEREFAQLSGGEQMSAALAVRLALLREMSNIDVAFFDEPTANLDEARRSALAQQILQVRGFRQLFVISHDDTFEQATQHLIRVERVNGTSTVHYL, encoded by the coding sequence ATGCAGATCCTTTCCCTGCACCTGGAAAACGTCAAGAGCTACGAAGATTGCCGGGTAGAGTTCGCCGAAGGCGTCAATGCCATCGTCGGCCACAACGGCGCCGGCAAAAGCACCATCCTGGAAGCCATCGGCTTCGCCCTCTTCGACTATCTGCCCTATACCCAGAGCAACTTCGTTCGGGCGGGCGCCAAAGGCGCCTCCGTCACAGTCACCTTCCGCAGCGACGTGGACGAGCGCGTCTACCAGGTGGTCCGGCGCTGTGGCAGCAGCGGACAGCACTACCTCTACGACCCCGAGCTGGACGCGCGCATCTGCGAGGGAAAGGCCGACGTGCTGAGCTTCCTGCGCCACCACCTGGGCGTGGAAGGGGACACCGACCTGGCGTCCCTCTTCGCCGATGCGGTGGGCGTCTCCCAGGGCACCTTCACCGCCGCCTTTCTAGAGACGCCGGCCAGGCGCAAGGGCATCTTCGACCGTTTGCTGCGGGTGGAAGAGTACCAGCGCACCTTCGAACGGCTGCTGGAGCCCCTCCAGCGGCTGGGGCAACGCATGTCCGAGTTGGATGTCACCCTGGCCGGGCTGGAGAGCCAGCTTGCCCGGCTGCCGGCGCTGACGGAGGCCATGGCCCAACGGCGCCAGGAGATCCAGCAGCGGCAACAGCGCCTGGCGGAGGCCCAGGCCCGGCTGGAAACGGTGGTTGCCCAGCGGGCCGGGCTGGAGGCCGTGCGCCATGAGCTGACTGGCCTCCAGCAGCAGCTGGCCCAGGCGGAGCAACGCCTGCAGGGTGTGGAAGAACAGCTGGCCGGGGCCCGCCAGGCCCACGCTGAAGCTGAGGCCGCCCGGACCCTGGTGCAGACTCACCAGGCCGACCACGACCGCTACCTGGCTGCCCAGGCCCACCAGCAGGAGTTGGAAGCCCAGGTGCAGGCCCGCCAGGCCCTGCGAGATCGCTGTGCCCGGCTGGAAAATCTCCGCGGCCAGCTGGCGGTGCGCCTGCAACTGTTGCAGCAGGAACAGGAGACCATCGCCGAGGCCCAGGCCACCCTGGCCGCCCTGCAGGAACCCGTCGCCCGGCAGACCGCCCTGGAGGAAGCCCTGGCAGCCGCCCGACAGCGACTGGCTCGCCTGGAGGATGCCCGCGCTGAGGTGGACCGCCAGACGGAGCGCCTCCATCGACTCCAGGCCCGGGCCGCCGCACTGGAGCAACAACTGGCCCAGGCCCAAGCCCTGGAGGAGCAACGGCGGGAGTTGGAGGCCCGGCTGGAAGCCCTTCGCCAGCAGCTGGATGAGATCCGCCAGGAGCAAGCCCGCTGCCAGGCCGAGGCCGACCCCATCCGCCGCCAGAACGAGGCCCTGGCCGAGGCTTCCACAGCCCGCTGTCCCGTCTGTGAACAGCCGCTGACCCCCGAGCACCGGGAGCAGCTCCTGAGCCGCAACCAGGCCCGGCTGGATAGCCTGCGCCAGGAGTATTCCCGGCTGCAGCAGCAGGGGCGGGACGCCCGGCAAACGCTTCAGGCCGAGGAGGCCCGGCTGCGCCAGCTCCAGGAAGCCCTCCAACGCCTGCCCAGGCCGGCCGAACTGGCCGAAGTGCAACAGGAGATCCAGGCCGGCCAGGAGGCAGTCGCCACGGCCCAGGCCCGGGTGACTGAACTGGCCCAGGCGGCCGACCAGGTGGAAGCCCTGACGGCAGAGCTGCAGGCCCTGGGCGATCCCCGCCAGCGCCAGGCTGTGGCTGCCTCCCAGGCAGCCCGGGCCGATCAGGTGGCCCGGGACCTGGCAACGGTGTCAGAGCAGCTTGCGGCCCGGCAACAGGAGCTGGCGGACCTGGAGGCCCAACTCCAGGCGTTCGCCGGTCTGGATGACGCCCTGGCAGAAGTGGCGGCCCAGTTGCGGACGTTCGCGGCCGCATACGAGGTGGTATTGGCCAATCGCAGGCTGGCGCAACAGGTGGAGGAACGCCAGGCCCAGATCCAGGCGCTGGAAGAAACCCGAGAGCGCCTTTTGGCAGAGCGGGCGGACACGGCTGCCCGTCTTCAGGCGGTGCAAAGCCAGTTCGATGAAGCGCACTTTCAAGCCCTGGGCGTGGAGGAGCAGGAACTCCGGCAAGAGCTGGGGAGCCTGCAGACGGCCATCGAGTTGCTGACCCGACAGCAGGCGGACGACGAGGCCCAGATTCAGGAACTGCGCGCGTTGGAAGCCCAGCAGCAGGAGGCAGCCGACCGGCGGGCCCATCTGGCCAGGTTGCGGGAGATCCTGGAGACGCTGCGCAAACTGCTGCGGGAAGCGGGGCCATTCATCACCGAAGCCCTGGTGCGCCAGATCGGGGAGGGCGCGGCCCAGATCTTCGGGGAGATCATGCAGGACTACACCCGCCACCTGGCCTGGACCAAGGACTACGGCATCACCCTGGAGGTGGACGGCCACGAGCGGGAGTTTGCCCAACTTTCCGGCGGCGAGCAGATGAGCGCGGCCCTGGCGGTGCGCCTGGCCCTGCTGCGGGAGATGAGCAACATTGACGTGGCCTTCTTCGACGAGCCTACCGCCAACCTGGACGAGGCCCGCCGCTCCGCCCTGGCCCAGCAGATCCTCCAGGTGCGGGGCTTCCGCCAGCTCTTCGTCATCAGCCACGACGATACCTTCGAGCAGGCGACCCAACACCTCATCCGGGTGGAGCGGGTCAACGGCACCAGCACCGTCCACTACCTGTAG
- the hrcA gene encoding heat-inducible transcriptional repressor HrcA, translated as MDADRLTERQRELLRIVVQEYCRSAQPVGSNTIAQNYDLGVSSATIRNDLAALEREGLLTHPHTSAGRIPTDAGYRFFVHNLMFDPELPSAERRNIRIQFRQVRQDLDQWLRLSTAVLARTAQNAAVATAPRASNSRYKHLELVAIHGTKVLLILVLQEGTVKQQLLDLDEPMEQHELSRISNELNDQLAGANVQAIGERYASLTPFAQQVALLVRDIMQRIDRQIDGEIYRDGLVQVLEAPEFAEGENARRIVHVLEERSWLEQIMDEYGDDNADIHVVISGDGRFAQLRDISLVLGRYGVNDRATGVLGVIGPLRMSYGRTIGAVRFVATLMSEIVEEIYGPSS; from the coding sequence ATGGATGCGGACCGTTTAACCGAGCGCCAGCGGGAGCTGTTGCGCATCGTCGTTCAGGAATACTGCCGCTCGGCTCAGCCAGTGGGCAGCAACACCATCGCCCAGAATTACGATTTGGGCGTCAGCTCGGCGACGATCCGCAACGACCTGGCCGCGCTGGAGCGGGAAGGGCTCCTGACCCATCCCCACACCAGCGCCGGGCGCATTCCCACCGATGCCGGCTACCGGTTCTTCGTGCACAACCTGATGTTCGACCCGGAGCTACCATCGGCGGAGCGGCGCAACATCCGCATCCAGTTCCGGCAGGTGCGCCAGGATCTGGACCAGTGGCTGCGCCTGAGTACGGCCGTGCTGGCGCGCACCGCCCAAAACGCGGCCGTGGCCACCGCACCCCGGGCCAGCAATAGCCGCTACAAACACCTGGAGCTGGTGGCCATCCACGGCACCAAGGTGCTCCTGATCCTGGTCCTGCAGGAAGGCACGGTGAAGCAGCAACTGCTGGACCTGGACGAGCCCATGGAACAGCACGAGCTGAGCCGCATCAGCAACGAGCTCAACGACCAGTTGGCCGGGGCCAATGTCCAGGCCATTGGCGAGCGGTACGCCAGCCTGACCCCCTTTGCCCAGCAGGTCGCGCTCCTGGTGCGGGACATCATGCAGCGCATCGACCGCCAGATCGATGGTGAAATCTACCGGGACGGCCTGGTCCAGGTGCTGGAGGCACCCGAATTTGCTGAAGGGGAGAATGCCCGGCGCATTGTCCACGTGCTGGAAGAGCGCTCCTGGCTGGAGCAGATCATGGATGAATACGGCGACGACAATGCCGACATCCATGTGGTCATCTCCGGCGATGGACGCTTTGCCCAACTGCGGGACATCAGCCTGGTACTGGGGCGCTACGGCGTCAACGACCGGGCGACCGGCGTGCTGGGGGTGATCGGCCCCCTGCGCATGTCCTATGGCCGCACCATCGGCGCGGTCCGATTCGTGGCCACCCTGATGAGCGAGATCGTGGAGGAGATCTACGGCCCTTCGTCCTAG
- a CDS encoding undecaprenyl-phosphate glucose phosphotransferase translates to MQQSLTEVTSYEEYRARRGQRPLLMKRPQFFFVLALVILDLACTWLSFFLAHTLLDRNPDVIIGPFLEFWPLPTVYSVVMVITFFWQRMYQRRRLISHLDEFIKIFLYNVFTTLITVALLTLGLRDFEYHRSFIAYALGINILAMTLVRTLHAQVQWRAQARGIGDDRVLIIGSGEVGRMLLQKLIQNKKLGYQVVGIVTNGPEERHQTILGVPVLGNIIDTPWIIERYNVDEVIVGLPEASHQELVGIISLCEREKVGIRVFPDVFQIMASEVNIGDLGGLPLLTIRDVALQGWKLTLKRGMDIVVSAVGLVLLSPFLLLTALLIKLDSPGPVFYIQERMGLDAKPFKMIKFRSMRQDAEANGPGWTTPDDPRRTKLGTIMRRFNIDELPQLINVLIGDMSLVGPRPERPVYVEQFRQSIPRYMDRHREKAGMTGWAQVNGLRGDTSILERTKYDLWYIENWSLALDIKILIRTVIQWILNTDRNAY, encoded by the coding sequence ATGCAGCAAAGTCTTACTGAGGTTACCAGCTACGAGGAATATCGAGCCCGGCGAGGGCAGCGGCCTCTCCTGATGAAGCGGCCGCAGTTTTTCTTTGTCCTGGCGCTGGTGATCCTGGACCTGGCTTGCACCTGGCTTTCTTTTTTCCTGGCCCACACCCTGCTGGACCGGAATCCAGACGTCATCATCGGCCCCTTTCTGGAATTCTGGCCCCTGCCCACTGTCTACTCGGTGGTGATGGTCATCACCTTCTTCTGGCAGCGCATGTATCAGCGCCGCCGGCTGATCAGCCACCTGGACGAATTCATCAAGATCTTCCTCTACAACGTTTTCACCACCCTCATCACCGTAGCCCTGTTGACCCTGGGGCTGCGGGACTTTGAGTACCACCGCTCCTTCATCGCCTACGCCCTGGGCATCAACATCCTCGCCATGACCCTGGTACGCACCCTCCACGCCCAGGTTCAGTGGCGGGCCCAGGCCCGGGGCATCGGCGACGACCGGGTGCTCATCATCGGCAGCGGCGAAGTGGGCCGCATGCTGCTGCAAAAGCTCATCCAGAACAAGAAGCTGGGCTATCAGGTGGTGGGCATCGTCACCAACGGACCGGAAGAGCGCCACCAGACCATCCTGGGCGTGCCTGTGCTGGGCAACATCATCGACACGCCCTGGATCATCGAACGTTACAACGTGGATGAGGTGATCGTGGGGCTGCCCGAAGCCAGCCACCAGGAACTGGTGGGCATCATCAGCCTCTGCGAGCGGGAGAAGGTGGGCATCCGCGTCTTCCCGGACGTCTTCCAGATCATGGCCAGCGAAGTCAACATCGGCGATCTGGGCGGCCTGCCCCTGCTCACCATCCGGGATGTGGCGCTGCAGGGTTGGAAGTTGACCCTGAAGCGGGGCATGGACATCGTGGTCAGCGCCGTGGGCCTGGTCCTGTTGAGCCCCTTCCTCCTTCTCACCGCGCTGCTCATCAAGCTGGATAGCCCCGGGCCGGTCTTCTACATCCAGGAGCGCATGGGGCTGGATGCCAAGCCCTTCAAGATGATCAAGTTCCGCTCCATGCGCCAGGACGCCGAGGCCAATGGGCCTGGATGGACGACGCCGGACGATCCCCGGCGCACCAAGCTGGGCACCATCATGCGGCGCTTCAACATCGACGAATTGCCCCAACTCATCAACGTCCTCATCGGCGACATGAGCCTGGTGGGCCCCCGGCCGGAGCGCCCGGTCTACGTGGAGCAGTTCCGCCAGAGCATCCCCCGCTACATGGATCGCCACCGGGAGAAGGCCGGCATGACCGGCTGGGCCCAGGTCAATGGCCTCCGCGGGGATACCTCGATTCTGGAGCGGACCAAGTACGACCTCTGGTACATCGAGAACTGGTCCCTGGCCCTGGACATCAAAATCCTGATCCGGACCGTGATCCAGTGGATCTTGAATACCGACCGGAACGCCTACTGA
- a CDS encoding isoamylase early set domain-containing protein: MIKREPVKNSDQVKVTFVVPHDPAQGAIYVVGDFNDWDTTANRLIRRSNNTRSVALRLPTGQRFAFRYYSEDGQWFNEPDADATEPNEYGSVNSILLT; the protein is encoded by the coding sequence ATGATCAAGCGTGAACCGGTGAAGAACAGCGACCAGGTAAAAGTAACCTTCGTGGTTCCCCACGACCCCGCTCAGGGAGCCATCTACGTCGTCGGCGACTTCAACGACTGGGACACCACGGCCAACCGCCTGATCCGACGCAGCAACAACACCCGCAGCGTGGCCCTGCGCCTGCCCACGGGCCAACGCTTTGCGTTTCGATACTACAGCGAAGATGGTCAGTGGTTCAATGAACCGGACGCCGACGCCACAGAACCCAACGAATACGGCAGCGTCAACTCCATCCTGCTGACCTGA
- a CDS encoding nucleotide exchange factor GrpE has protein sequence MAEKNWTEQNENGKPTAGAPGAEEPMAQGNAPSEASAGGNGLGQEEAQVQGREGEGEEALPAPVAESTIGSDGTSAEAEGDEVARLREELATVQARADEYLDQLQRTVAEFQNSRRRQEKQLADEIERANANLIKRLLPILDDFDLAFQNASATLEGGQAATVEAQQAWLEGFRQIQKKLLSILQDEGVTVVADGGPFDPNRHEAISSEPSDTVESGHIIEVVRAGYEYKGRVLRPALVRVAA, from the coding sequence ATGGCAGAGAAAAACTGGACAGAACAGAACGAGAACGGCAAGCCGACGGCTGGTGCCCCAGGGGCCGAAGAGCCCATGGCACAGGGCAATGCCCCGTCGGAGGCTTCCGCGGGGGGGAACGGCCTCGGCCAGGAGGAGGCCCAGGTCCAGGGGCGTGAAGGGGAAGGCGAAGAGGCCCTCCCTGCGCCTGTGGCCGAGTCCACCATCGGCTCCGACGGCACCTCCGCCGAAGCGGAAGGGGACGAAGTGGCGCGCCTGCGGGAAGAGCTGGCCACCGTCCAGGCCCGGGCCGACGAGTATCTGGACCAGTTGCAGCGGACGGTGGCAGAATTCCAGAACAGCCGCCGTCGCCAGGAAAAGCAGCTGGCCGACGAGATCGAACGGGCCAACGCCAACCTGATCAAGCGCCTCCTGCCCATTCTGGACGACTTCGACCTGGCCTTCCAGAACGCATCCGCTACCCTGGAGGGTGGGCAGGCGGCCACGGTCGAAGCCCAACAGGCGTGGCTGGAAGGCTTCCGCCAGATTCAAAAGAAGCTGCTCTCCATCCTGCAGGATGAGGGGGTCACCGTGGTGGCCGATGGCGGCCCCTTTGATCCCAACCGTCACGAGGCCATCAGCAGCGAGCCCTCGGACACCGTGGAGAGTGGCCACATTATCGAGGTCGTCCGGGCCGGCTATGAGTACAAGGGCCGGGTCTTGCGGCCAGCGCTGGTGCGGGTGGCTGCCTGA